GCTTATTGTTGGTGGCTAGTTGGTGGCTGGTTAGACTGCCAAGGTGATTGCTGGGCTACTGAGGTGGCGCGCTATATCGTCTTGCGATATTTCACCCTGATAACTGTTTTCGTCGTCCACAATCGGCATCCAAACTAGATTGTGTTCGTATAATTTAGACAGAATGATGCGTAAATTATCGCTGGCTTGTGCTGTTGCTTCAAAAGCATGAACCTTATCTGCACATACTCCTTCTGCATGACGCGCTTCTTTACGTGAGACATAGCCTAATGGCTTGCCAGCTTCGTCCACGATGGTCAGAAAACGCTGATCGTTATCATCCATTAGATTAAATGCTTCTTTTAACGCGGTGCTAGGTTTCGCCGTGATGGTGGTTTGTCCATCACACACTTGGCCAGCGTTAATCAGCAGTAGGCGTTTTAAAGTTCGATCTTGGCCCACAAAGGAGCCCACAAATTCATCCTTAGGGGCGGCCAGCAGCTGATCTGGGCTGGTATGCTGCACAATTTTACCTTGCTTGAAGATGGCGATACTGTCACCTAGCTTGAGGGCTTCGTCGATATCGTGGCTAACCATCAGCACCGTTTTATTGAGTTTACGCTGCATCAGTAGAAATTCGTTTTGGATGGATTCACGGTTAATTGGATCGACCGCGCCAAAAGGCTCGTCCATTAGCAAGACTGGTGCATCGGCGGCTAGTGCACGGATTACCCCAATCCGCTGCTGCTGGCCACCAGACATTTCGCGTGGATAGCGGCTTAAAAAACGTT
This genomic interval from Iodobacter fluviatilis contains the following:
- a CDS encoding ABC transporter ATP-binding protein, with protein sequence MITLENLSKTFTQKNGQSMQAVNNVNLHVEEGKICVLLGPSGCGKTTTLKMVNRLITPTSGRILINGQDTQEIDVVALRRQIGYVIQQIGLFPNMTIEENICIVPRLLGWDKKKSRERARELMDMVALDPKRFLSRYPREMSGGQQQRIGVIRALAADAPVLLMDEPFGAVDPINRESIQNEFLLMQRKLNKTVLMVSHDIDEALKLGDSIAIFKQGKIVQHTSPDQLLAAPKDEFVGSFVGQDRTLKRLLLINAGQVCDGQTTITAKPSTALKEAFNLMDDNDQRFLTIVDEAGKPLGYVSRKEARHAEGVCADKVHAFEATAQASDNLRIILSKLYEHNLVWMPIVDDENSYQGEISQDDIARHLSSPAITLAV